CAACTTTTAAGTTCTTCTGTAAGGGAAATGCCATTAAGGAAGAGGTTGGACTTGTTTATCCGTCAATACTCAGAAAAGCTATAGAGGACCTTATAAGACATGGTGATGAATGTGTTCTTCACACATCCCCGATGCCTGATGAAGTGTCTCCGTATGAGTAATGCATTTTTTGTCAATAAGTATAAGTAATAATTTGCTCTGTGGAAATCCTATGATTATTATCTATCATAGATTATGAATAACTTGAGTGAAACCGAAGGGTCCGGCGAAGCCGGCATTTTCCCATAAGATAAAATAATATGCATAATGCCACAAAATACTTATTTCTCAGGACTTCTGTAGAATTTGTAGCATAACTGCACTAATTTATTGGAATTCTATTTGTATGGCAGTATCGGAATGTGCCACCTTCGGCGGGCGGTTGCATTATTCTTTGTTTTCAACTGATTTAGCAGGACTAACACAAATACAAGAATTTCTACAGAACATTTAATAATGCATTTACTCTTCTTTTCTAAACTTACCGTCTTCAAATTGGTAATATACTGGCTTACCTGTTGCAAGTTCAAGTTTGGGTATATCTTCATCGCTGATGTTTTCAATATATTTTATCATAGAACGCAGGCTGTTACCATGTGCAGCAACAAGCACATTTTTTCCATTTTCCAGTTGTGGAATTATTTTTTCTTTAAAATAAGGTATCGTGCGCTCATAAGTGTCCTTGAGACATTCACCACCTGGTGGTCGCACATCATAGCTTCTTCTCCAGATGAAAACCTGTTCCTCACCAAACTTGTCCCTTGCTTCCTGTTTATTCTGTCCCTGCAGATTACCATAGAATCTTTCATTCAGGGCATCATTTGAAAATATCGGAATTTCCGTTTCCCCAAATCTGACAGGATGCAGTGACCACTCATTTCTCTTCTCACTTTCATGCAGGAAAATACCGCTTTTCTTCTGCTTTGCAAGTATAAGGAACAGAGTCTCCTGCGCCCTTATTAGCTTTGATGTGAATGCAACATCTATTTCCATATCCTTAAGTTCGGTGGCACAATCCATTGCTTCCTTTATTCCCTTTTCACTAAGTGGAACATCGACCCATCCTGTAAACCTGTTCTCAAGGTTCCATATCGATTGCCCATGTCTTACCAATATCAGATAGTTCATTATATCATTCCCATTTATTTCCCAAAAACAGAATAGTATTCTGTATGTTTTATATTAAAACTTTAAGGTACTAAACGGTGTGTTGAAAATAATTAACTGGACATTATTCTGTTGGAAGGTTGATTTCAAGGAAAGCAAAAGAATATGGTGTTATGAAGAGGAGCACTCTCAAAAGTATGAAGGATAGAATTTCAAATGGCGAGAAGTTCAATTTCTGGACAAAGGAGGAGAGGATATTGGTAAGTGCATTTTAACACATACCTTTGTATGCCAAAAAAACTACTGCTGGATCTGGATTGCTGTTGATAGAGATGGGAAAAAATTCATCGACTGCTCTTTTGGTAGTAGGGGAACAGAAACAGGCGAAAAACTCTGGGATAAGTTAAATGAAAAAGAGATTGGAGAAGTGATGACTGATCGCTGGAGAGCATATGCAGAGTTCCTTCCGAAGGAGATTCATACTCAATCAAAAGCAGAAACTTATACTGTTGAAGGGTACAACAGTATATTCAGGCATTTTCTGGCAAGGTTAAGAAGGAAGTCAAAGTGCTATACCAAGAGCATTGAAATGCTAAAGTATTCGATCATTCTTTTAATGAAATACAGAAATAACGAGGTATCTATATTTAATTAACAATAGCAATACGAATATTCAGACAAAGCGAATCCTAAGGCAACGTTCATAAATATTCCCGGACATTTATTCATCCAGTTATGAGCTCAGAGGAAACAATTAAGGCTCCGGATTTCATGCCGCTGGTCCGGCCACCAGAGAAAGATGACAGCAGTGACAGTCTTTGTTTTGCTTTTAAAAACCGTGAATTATTACTTATTGGCGAAGAGGGAAATTACAGATTACCTCTGATGAAAGAGATGGAGAAACTTGCTTTGCCGGAAATAAGAACTCAGTATCTTGGAGAACTCATTGAGACCTCATGTTATTCCATGGAACTTGACGCTTTGAAAGATTCAGGTGAATTAGTATCTGAAGTTCCTTTTGAAAATTCATCTGTGACAGATGCCTGTGATCTCAGTGAAAAGACCTGTTTTGTCGGACTCAGGGAACTGAACGGCATTCTTGGAGAAAAGCTAGCTGCACTTGCAGGCAAAGCTGTTCACATCATGGAATGGGACAAAAATACTGTCTACTGCGGCAGGTGTGGAACTGAAACCTCACTAAAAGAGAAGGAAAGAGCAAAACAATGTCCGAAATGCGGCTTCACATCATTCCCTAAAATATCACCTGCAATAATTGTCATGATCGAGAAAGAGGACAAACTTCTGCTGGCACGCTCTCCTCACTTCCCGCAGGGAAGATACAGCATCATTGCAGGATTTGTTGAACCTGGAGAATCCATTGAACAGGCTGTTGTAAGGGAAGTTATGGAAGAAGTCGGCATCAATATCAAGAACATAAATTACTTCGGAAGCCAGCCCTGGCCTTTCCCGGATTCGCTTATGATAGGTTTTACCGCCGAACATGCAGAAGGTGACATTAAAGTTGATGGTGTTGAGATAGAGGATGCCGGATGGTACACAAAAGATGAGATTCCAAACATTCCGGGAACTAACAGCATATCAGGACAACTGATAGGGTATTTTATAGAGCGGCATTCCTGAAGTAGTGAATAATTGCTTGTTACCAGTTTGCAAACTAATCTATTGTAGCTAATGAATAACTTAAATGATCCCGAAGGGTCCGGCGAAGCCGGCGCTTTCCTAGCAAAAAAAACAATATGTAAATCCCTTGTACATTCTTCTTAGGATTTCCGTAGAATTCTCTATATAAATGCAATAATCTTTGTAATAATCTTCTGTATATCAGCATCGGAATGTGCCGCCTTCGGCGGATGGATTCTTTGTTTTTAGCTTTCAGGTTGTTTTTGTGGAGATGAAAAAAAACAATGCCTGCATTCCTCATATAAGCAGGATTTCTACAGAGCCATTATTTCCTTTTTCTTCAGTGTTTTAAGCATTAAAATGCACAAGTTTTATAGAGTCGCATAACAATTTATAAGTACGAATTATTTTCCAAACATAGAAAAAACATGAGGATGGCGTTAGGATGTCATTTAGTAGAAAAATTTGTATCGTTTTGTTGTTGGTAAGCAGTTTAGCATTTGTGCAGACATGTGCAGCATTGACATATTCAGGTGGCGGGGAATGGAATTATTCAGAAGAAATCTTAATCAAAGAGAACTCAGGCAGCAGTCTGGTAAATTACCAGATTCCCATTGTTCTGAACAGTTCGAATTTTGATTTCTCCCTTGCCCAATCGGAAGGAGGAGATATACGTTTTACATCCGGTGACTCCCAGCTCAAACACTGGGTGGAAGAATGGAATACAAAAAAGGAGATAGCAACCATATGGGTGAAAGTGCCTTCGATTCCTGCTGGGAGTAATACTAAAATCACAATGTACTATGGTAATCCAAAGGCAAGTGACACCGTAAGCGGTCCCGGAACTTTTGTGTTTTTTGATGCTTTCACCGGCACCAGCGCTTTTTCAAACTGGGATTCATTCACAACTGGTGGTGGGGAACAGGATGTTTCTAATGGCGTGTGCAAACTCATAGTTCCTAAATTCCATCCTGAAGATGTTTCCAGCATTAAGTCTGAGGATGAATTTTCAATAAATTCCATATTTGTAGTCAAAAGATCAAAAACCACAACCGGAGAAGATAGCAGGGGTCCTGTGATATCACAGGGATTTGTTGACCCGCAGAAAGAGACAAAAAATCAAATACTTGCCGTATCAGAGCTTGAAAATGAAACAGGGGTAAGCTGGACACTTAAAAATGAAGATGGCGATGCGCGCTACTATCCTTCAGACCTTACGGATATTGATGAGATTGAAGGCGACTGGTACACAATTGGAGTTGCCTGGTATATGGAAGATGAACTTGGAAGTGTAGCATGGTATAAGGATGGTGTCAGGGACAGCACAATGGATATTACATCAACTGGAGAGTACGACTATGTTCCTGTTGATGATATGAAGGTGTATATCTCTGCCAACTCATACTCTGACGCTTCTGATAATACTGGATATGCATCTATAGACTATGCCTATGTACGCAATTTTGTCCCTGAAGAACCTACTGTGACATTTGAAAGTTCAATGCAGGAAGAGGAAGTTATCGCAGAAGCTCCTGCCAGGATAAACATAACACCTGCCAGTGGTGGTATTATGGCCGCAATACGCATCTTCAATACAACTGATTATGACGAGGATGCCATAGTTGAGCTGAAAGAAAGCGGACTTAACACTATTATGGTCCTGATCAATGAAGACGATATCTGGAACCTTGAGAGATTCGTTAAGACAGTGCATGATAATGATATGCAGGTCTATGCAATTATATTCAACGATCCGAACAGCGATACCAATGAAGACAACTCCGTTTATGTACAGAATGCTCTTGAAGAGGTAATTGATTACAACAACAAGTCACTTTCAGCATTTGATGGTGTGAATATTGCCCTAGATCCATGTACAAATGACCTAGAAAATGCATGTGCATTAAACCTTCTTTTGCTTGAAGATGTAAGGAAAACAGCAGGCAATGAACTTGCGATTGCTGTTGATATTCCTGTGTCTTATACACTGTCTGATATTTCAGGTATTTCAGGGACGGCTGATCTGATTATTCTCCAGACATACAAACTGGGAGAAACAAATCCTGATACAAGATCAGATATCATTGATTCCGTAGCATCCAGAATGGGCGAGATCAGGGCATCAGAAGGAAAAGCACTCATAGGTATTTCAGTAAATAAGGATTTCCTGACGGATGCTGATGTGCAGAGTCTTCTTTCTGAGCTTGAGGACTATTATGAAGACGACAGCGCATTCGTGGGGACATCAATTGCTGTTTATGAAGACTACGAAGCTTATGCCAGTGTTCATGAAACAGTTGAAGTCGAAACTGAAAATAAAAGCAGCAACACTCCAGGATTTACAGGAATGTCAGCAATAGCTGGAATTGCCGGAGTAATAGCAATTTCCTTTATCCAAAAAAGAAGGTCAAAAGAAAAGTGATGCGATAACACATCATTTTCCTTTTTAATTTGTAATTAATTTTACGTTTCTTTGTTTATAGGTAACTATTCAGCCCTCCTTCTCCAATAAAGCAAAAATCAATATACTATGACTTCATTCTAACTTTGATAATAAAAGTTCTGTTGATCTGAGGGGATTCGAATGGAACGAGAAGAAATACTTGCGGTTTATGAAGCTGGTCCAGAAGCAGTAATAGAACTTGTAACTCGATTACTTGGAATCATTGAACAACAAGCTCTCCAAATTGCACAGCTTGAAGAACGTGTCAAGCATCTGGAAGAAATGCTTGATAAGAATAGTTGCAATAGTAGCAAACCACCTTCTACTGATTCTTATGCACGGAAAAAACCGAAGGTAAAAGCTCAGAGAAAAAAGAGTGATCGATCTGCTGGTGGACAAAATGGTCATCCGGGTACTACACTGAGAATGAATGATGAACCGGATGAACTTGTTGTTCATCATATAGACAAATGCATCAAGTGTGGTGGATCGTTAGTTTCTGTGTCCCCTGATTATGAAAGAAGACAGGTCTTTGACATTCCTCTAATAACCATCAAGTGCATTGAACATCGCTGTGAGATAAAAAAATGTCCTGAATGTTCTCATATGAACAAAGCAGTTTTTCCGGATGGTGTAACTCAGCCAACTCAATATGGTCATCGAGTTAGATCCTTTGCAGTTTATTTGCACACTAACCAGCTACTTCCCTATCAGCGTGTTGTCAAATTGTTCTCTGATATTTTAGGATGCAGGATCAGTCCTGCTACAATAGTGAACATCGAACGCAATTGCTATGATAAACTTGAAGCATTTGAAAGCGGAGTGAGATATCTCCTGAAGCAATCTCATGCTATCAACCTTGATGAAACAGGTTTAAGAATAAACGCATCCCGTAATTGGCTTCATGTAGCAGGTACTAAGAACCTCACATATTATTTTGTACATAAAAAAAGAGGGTCGCAAGCAATGGACGCCATGGGTATCCTGCCAGGTTATACTGGTGTTGCAACACATGATTTCTGGAAACCGTACTACAAATATGATTGCCAGCATTCATTATGTAATGCACATCTGTTAAGAGAGTTAACCGGAGTTGCTGAATACAGTGATCAAGAGTGGCCAAAGCTAATGGGTGATCTGTTGGTGTGCATCAAACACCAGGTAGATAATGGTCTTTTAGATACTGAACTAATTCAAAAGTTCAGTGAGGATTATGATCACATTACCTGTTATGGAATGAACGAAATTCCTCCTGATCCGGAATCAGATGTGCAGTCTAAAAAACGAGGACGTAAGAAGCAAACTGCAGCAAAGAACCTGCTGGATCGGTTCATAAGGTTTAAGGAGGATATCTTGCGGTTTATGTACGACCCGGACGTTTCGTTTGATAACAATCAGGCGGAAAGAGATATCAGAATGACGAAGGTACAGCAGAAGATATCAGGTACTTTCCGTAGTGAACAAGGGGCTAGAAATTTCTGCCGCATTAGAGGATACGTTTCTACTGTAAACAAGAAATCTCTATCGGTTATAGACTCGATTAGTGAAATATTCAATGGGAATCCACTTGTTTATTTATTGCAGAATTGAGCGTAAATAGAGAAAGCAGCATGGTGGAAATGAGATAGGCTGAATAGTTACGTTTATAGTTCACTGCTCATTCTTTTCAAGAAGTTCCACAGCAAGATCCCTGAGTTTGAACTTCTGTATTTTTCCGCTTGCAGTGAGTGGATAATCATCCACAAAGAATACATGTTTGGGAACCTTATAGCGTGCAATCCTTGCTAGAGCAAAGTCCCTTACATCCTCTTCAGTAATATCAGAATTCTCATCTTTCACAATGAAAGCACCAACGATCTCACCATATTTCTCATCAGGTATTCCGACGACCTGTGCATTTTTGATACCGGGCATGGTGAAAAGGAATTCCTCGATCTCTCTTGGATAGATATTTTCCCCGCCACGAATTATCATATCCTTTATACGGCCTGTAATCTTGTAGTAACCATCTTCATCAACAGTTGCAAGGTCACCACTGTGGAGCCATCCGTCCTTGTCAATCGCAATCTCCGTCATTTCAGGCATCTTATAGTATCCTTTCATGACATTGTAACCACGACAGCAGATTTCTCCCTGTTCGTTTGGTTTGACAATTTCACCGGTTTCAGGGTCAACGATCTTCACTTCTATTTCAGGTAGTGAAGTTCCCACAGTACTGACACGGCGCTCAATTGAATCATCCGTACTTGTCTGGGTGAATACAGGTGATGCTTCAGTGAGTCCGTATGCGATTGTGATATCCTTGCAGTGCATCTCATCGATAACACGTTTCATAGACTCGATGGGACACGGTGAACCTGCCATAATACCGGTTCTGAGGGATGAAAGGTCGAACATCCTGAACATCGGGTGGCTGAACTCTGCGATGAACATTGTTGGCACACCGTAAAGGGCTGTACATTTCTCTTTTTGTACTGCTGCCAGAACCATGAGTGGATCGAAAAGCTCGATCATCACAAGTGTCCCGCCATGTGTGAGAGTTGCAAGCACACCGAGCACTATTCCGAAACAATGGAACAGTGGTACAGGTAGGCAGACCCTGTCCTCTTCTGTGAATTTCTGCCTTTCACCAATGTAGTAACCGTTGTTAAGAATATTGTAGTGGGTCAGCATTACACCCTTTGGGAAACCTGTAGTCCCTGAAGTGTACTGCATGTTGATGACATCATCCTTGTCAAGAGTCTTCATAATGTCACTGATTGCTTCATCACTGCCGTGCTGACCAAGAAGGAACAGTTCCCGGGTACTGTACATCCCGCGGTGCTTTTCCTGT
Above is a window of uncultured Methanolobus sp. DNA encoding:
- a CDS encoding DUF2341 domain-containing protein, which gives rise to MVSSLAFVQTCAALTYSGGGEWNYSEEILIKENSGSSLVNYQIPIVLNSSNFDFSLAQSEGGDIRFTSGDSQLKHWVEEWNTKKEIATIWVKVPSIPAGSNTKITMYYGNPKASDTVSGPGTFVFFDAFTGTSAFSNWDSFTTGGGEQDVSNGVCKLIVPKFHPEDVSSIKSEDEFSINSIFVVKRSKTTTGEDSRGPVISQGFVDPQKETKNQILAVSELENETGVSWTLKNEDGDARYYPSDLTDIDEIEGDWYTIGVAWYMEDELGSVAWYKDGVRDSTMDITSTGEYDYVPVDDMKVYISANSYSDASDNTGYASIDYAYVRNFVPEEPTVTFESSMQEEEVIAEAPARINITPASGGIMAAIRIFNTTDYDEDAIVELKESGLNTIMVLINEDDIWNLERFVKTVHDNDMQVYAIIFNDPNSDTNEDNSVYVQNALEEVIDYNNKSLSAFDGVNIALDPCTNDLENACALNLLLLEDVRKTAGNELAIAVDIPVSYTLSDISGISGTADLIILQTYKLGETNPDTRSDIIDSVASRMGEIRASEGKALIGISVNKDFLTDADVQSLLSELEDYYEDDSAFVGTSIAVYEDYEAYASVHETVEVETENKSSNTPGFTGMSAIAGIAGVIAISFIQKRRSKEK
- a CDS encoding 2,3-bisphosphoglycerate-dependent phosphoglycerate mutase — translated: MNYLILVRHGQSIWNLENRFTGWVDVPLSEKGIKEAMDCATELKDMEIDVAFTSKLIRAQETLFLILAKQKKSGIFLHESEKRNEWSLHPVRFGETEIPIFSNDALNERFYGNLQGQNKQEARDKFGEEQVFIWRRSYDVRPPGGECLKDTYERTIPYFKEKIIPQLENGKNVLVAAHGNSLRSMIKYIENISDEDIPKLELATGKPVYYQFEDGKFRKEE
- the nudC gene encoding NAD(+) diphosphatase, with translation MSSEETIKAPDFMPLVRPPEKDDSSDSLCFAFKNRELLLIGEEGNYRLPLMKEMEKLALPEIRTQYLGELIETSCYSMELDALKDSGELVSEVPFENSSVTDACDLSEKTCFVGLRELNGILGEKLAALAGKAVHIMEWDKNTVYCGRCGTETSLKEKERAKQCPKCGFTSFPKISPAIIVMIEKEDKLLLARSPHFPQGRYSIIAGFVEPGESIEQAVVREVMEEVGINIKNINYFGSQPWPFPDSLMIGFTAEHAEGDIKVDGVEIEDAGWYTKDEIPNIPGTNSISGQLIGYFIERHS
- a CDS encoding IS66 family transposase — protein: MEREEILAVYEAGPEAVIELVTRLLGIIEQQALQIAQLEERVKHLEEMLDKNSCNSSKPPSTDSYARKKPKVKAQRKKSDRSAGGQNGHPGTTLRMNDEPDELVVHHIDKCIKCGGSLVSVSPDYERRQVFDIPLITIKCIEHRCEIKKCPECSHMNKAVFPDGVTQPTQYGHRVRSFAVYLHTNQLLPYQRVVKLFSDILGCRISPATIVNIERNCYDKLEAFESGVRYLLKQSHAINLDETGLRINASRNWLHVAGTKNLTYYFVHKKRGSQAMDAMGILPGYTGVATHDFWKPYYKYDCQHSLCNAHLLRELTGVAEYSDQEWPKLMGDLLVCIKHQVDNGLLDTELIQKFSEDYDHITCYGMNEIPPDPESDVQSKKRGRKKQTAAKNLLDRFIRFKEDILRFMYDPDVSFDNNQAERDIRMTKVQQKISGTFRSEQGARNFCRIRGYVSTVNKKSLSVIDSISEIFNGNPLVYLLQN
- a CDS encoding AMP-binding protein, encoding MPFTNETIGDFFEKTVRNDPDREFVIYPDRDLRFTYKEFDERVNMLAKGLLELGIEKGDNVGIWATNVPDWLTFLFATAKIGVVLVTVNTAYKIHEVEYVMKQADLKAIAIIDGFRDVSYIDTIYELVPELKTQGRGNLRSEKFPHLKNVIFIGQEKHRGMYSTRELFLLGQHGSDEAISDIMKTLDKDDVINMQYTSGTTGFPKGVMLTHYNILNNGYYIGERQKFTEEDRVCLPVPLFHCFGIVLGVLATLTHGGTLVMIELFDPLMVLAAVQKEKCTALYGVPTMFIAEFSHPMFRMFDLSSLRTGIMAGSPCPIESMKRVIDEMHCKDITIAYGLTEASPVFTQTSTDDSIERRVSTVGTSLPEIEVKIVDPETGEIVKPNEQGEICCRGYNVMKGYYKMPEMTEIAIDKDGWLHSGDLATVDEDGYYKITGRIKDMIIRGGENIYPREIEEFLFTMPGIKNAQVVGIPDEKYGEIVGAFIVKDENSDITEEDVRDFALARIARYKVPKHVFFVDDYPLTASGKIQKFKLRDLAVELLEKNEQ